A section of the Halopiger aswanensis genome encodes:
- the purL gene encoding phosphoribosylformylglycinamidine synthase subunit PurL, with amino-acid sequence MSLADSDRELVVDELGREPTQAEAALFENLWSEHCAYRSSRPLLSAFESEGEQVVVGPGDDAAVVALPDHTDDEGRGDETQNTYITMGIESHNHPSYVDPFDGAATGVGGIVRDTLSMGAYPIALADSLYFGDFDREHSKYLFEGVVEGISHYGNCIGVPTVAGSVDFHPDYEGNPLVNVACVGLTDEERLVTAVAQEPGNKLVLVGNGTGRDGLGGASFASEDLSEDAETEDRPAVQVGDPYTEKLLIEANEQLIEEGLIESARDLGAAGLGGASSELVAKGGLGADIELERVHQREPNMNALEILLAESQERMCYEVEPENVDRVREIAERFDLGCSVIGEVTEGNYTCTFEGEPVVDVDAEFLGEGAPMNDLPAAEPTQPETDLPDVDLEEAFETVVASPNTASKRWVYRQYDHEVGVRTSVGPGDDAAIIAVREAGTGLAISSGAAPNWTDTAPYEGAQAVALENATNVAAKGATPLAAVDCLNGGNPEKSDVYGGFKGIVDGLADMCATLEAPVVGGNVSLYNDSVAGPIPPTPTLAMVGAKDGYDAPPLTVAPDTEAELLLVGDIALEDGEFALGGSEYLARFDGSDAFPALPEEPSALVRTVAEVANDDATLATHDVSHGGLAVALAEMVSDEAGLEVTLPADDSIGALFHEQPGRVLIQTAAPDAVREVFDGIAPVTGLGSATTDGSLAIAAGDRTLETDATTIRDRRATIERELE; translated from the coding sequence CTGTTCGAGAACCTCTGGAGCGAACACTGCGCGTACCGCTCCTCGAGACCCCTGCTGTCGGCCTTCGAGAGCGAGGGAGAGCAGGTCGTCGTCGGGCCGGGCGACGACGCGGCGGTCGTCGCGCTGCCGGACCATACGGACGACGAGGGGCGCGGGGACGAGACCCAGAACACCTACATCACGATGGGTATCGAGAGCCACAACCACCCCTCCTACGTCGACCCGTTCGACGGCGCCGCAACCGGCGTCGGCGGCATCGTCCGCGACACGCTTTCGATGGGCGCCTACCCCATCGCGCTGGCCGACTCGCTGTACTTCGGCGATTTCGACCGCGAACACTCCAAATATCTGTTCGAGGGCGTCGTCGAGGGAATCAGCCACTACGGGAACTGTATCGGCGTCCCCACCGTCGCCGGCAGCGTCGATTTCCACCCCGACTACGAGGGCAACCCGCTGGTCAACGTCGCCTGCGTCGGCCTGACCGACGAGGAGCGACTCGTCACAGCCGTTGCGCAGGAACCCGGAAATAAGCTCGTCCTCGTCGGGAACGGCACCGGTCGGGACGGCCTCGGCGGCGCCTCCTTCGCCAGCGAGGACCTCTCGGAGGACGCCGAAACCGAAGACCGACCCGCGGTCCAGGTCGGCGACCCGTACACGGAAAAGCTTCTCATCGAGGCCAACGAGCAACTGATCGAAGAGGGCCTGATCGAATCGGCCCGCGACCTCGGCGCGGCCGGCCTCGGCGGCGCCTCGAGCGAACTGGTCGCCAAGGGCGGCCTCGGCGCCGACATCGAACTCGAGCGGGTCCACCAGCGCGAGCCGAACATGAACGCCCTCGAGATCCTGCTCGCGGAATCGCAGGAGCGGATGTGCTACGAGGTCGAACCCGAGAACGTCGACCGCGTGCGCGAGATCGCCGAACGGTTCGATCTCGGCTGCTCCGTGATCGGCGAGGTGACCGAGGGCAACTACACCTGCACGTTCGAAGGCGAGCCCGTGGTCGACGTCGACGCCGAGTTCCTCGGCGAGGGCGCGCCGATGAACGACCTGCCGGCCGCGGAGCCGACCCAGCCCGAAACCGACCTGCCCGACGTCGATCTCGAGGAGGCGTTCGAGACGGTCGTTGCGAGTCCGAACACGGCCTCGAAGCGGTGGGTCTACCGCCAGTACGACCACGAGGTCGGCGTCCGGACGAGCGTCGGGCCGGGCGACGACGCCGCGATCATCGCGGTCCGCGAAGCGGGGACGGGCCTCGCCATCTCCTCGGGCGCCGCACCGAACTGGACCGATACTGCCCCCTACGAGGGTGCGCAGGCGGTCGCCCTCGAGAACGCGACGAACGTCGCGGCCAAGGGTGCGACGCCCCTCGCGGCCGTCGACTGCCTCAACGGCGGCAACCCCGAGAAGTCCGACGTCTACGGCGGCTTCAAGGGGATCGTCGACGGCCTCGCCGACATGTGCGCGACGCTCGAGGCGCCCGTCGTCGGCGGGAACGTCTCGCTGTACAACGACTCCGTCGCCGGACCGATCCCGCCGACGCCGACGCTCGCGATGGTCGGCGCGAAGGACGGGTACGACGCGCCGCCGCTGACGGTCGCGCCCGACACCGAGGCCGAACTGCTGCTCGTCGGCGACATCGCGCTCGAGGACGGCGAGTTCGCGCTGGGCGGCTCGGAGTACCTCGCTCGATTCGACGGCAGCGACGCGTTCCCCGCGCTCCCCGAGGAGCCGTCGGCGCTCGTCCGGACCGTCGCCGAGGTCGCAAACGACGACGCGACGCTCGCGACCCACGACGTCAGCCACGGCGGCCTCGCGGTCGCCCTCGCCGAGATGGTCTCCGACGAGGCGGGTCTCGAGGTAACCCTGCCCGCGGACGACTCAATCGGCGCGCTGTTCCACGAACAGCCCGGCCGCGTCCTGATCCAGACCGCTGCACCCGACGCGGTCCGCGAGGTGTTCGACGGCATCGCGCCGGTCACCGGTCTGGGATCGGCGACGACCGACGGCTCGCTCGCGATCGCCGCCGGCGATCGAACGCTCGAGACCGACGCGACGACGATCCGCGACCGGCGGGCGACGATCGAGCGCGAACTCGAGTGA